gccaaattttacttttactgatattttgttaaatataagcGTTAACTAAAAGACCTTGCAATAAAAACAACTATGGCAAATTGATTTTCCTAATCGTGATgataaaatttctaaattatgcTTTCAAATAATACGAATATAGTCCAGTGTTTCTTTACCTTTTCACCAGACCAAACCAGTAATTGAAGAGACACAGGACAATGTTCTAACTTCAAAAATTTTCAAGGTTGAAAGAGATGCTATAAAAGTGATTTGAAGACTAACAGCTCCAAACAACAAATAAGCAGTAAAAAGAAGACAAAATTTAAATGGGATAAACATTAaaagattaagaaaataataaacaatttaagAAAGTGAAACCTGACTTACATCCTGATGTTCAAATTTCTTTCTGTAATGACACAGAAACAACTAGCTGTAGAAGCAACCAAAGCCGGTGCATTCCAGGAAGCCAATGTTCCATTTGTGAAAACTTGAATTTTCAGTGTCAATGATATATTCTCATCCCACAAACAATTTGATATCCCTGATGCACTTAGACCAGCAGAAGAAAAAATGGCAATGGTCATAATCTTATGTTCCATCAAGTCCCTGAATCAACATTGCATACGTCTGAGGATGCAATTGACAACCCTTCTTCTCCATACTTTTCAGAAACATTGAGCATTCATCATTATAGCCATTCTTAAGTAGGCCATCCATAAGAACTTTCCATGCTACTTCATCATAATTATACTGACAACAAAGCAAAGTATGAAATACTGATTCAGCCATTGCTCTTTTGCCTTCATCACAAAGCCCACAAATAAGCAGCTTGTAGGATTCCAAATGTGCCAAATGGCCATTCTCATCCATGTCATATAGCAAACTCAATGCCTCCTCATATAATTTCAACTCGCAGCAACATCTAAGGAGTTCGTTATAAATAACCTCACTGGGAGACATTCCAGCTTCTTCTAAGTCATTCAACAACTTCAGAGCAACATTCACCCTCCCCACCCTGCAAAGTCCGGTAATAACTTTGCTGTAGGTATTAACATTAGGTTTGCAACCATGTTCAACCATCTTCTTAAACAGTAGAGATAATATATCAAAATCAAGTGTCTTCCAGACATTAATTAAATCATTTGAAACAAAACCTGGAGCAAATGAACCTTCGATAATGCAACCATCTTTTATCGTTTGCGTTTCCTTCACTAGATGTTTTAAAAGAAATGCATATGTATGATGAGAAGGCTCACAGCCAGCATCAAACATTCGCTTGAGAACATCAAATGAGCAATCAAGCAATTGCATGCACCCATATCCATCAATTAAAAATGTGTAAGCCAAAGAATCAGGAATAATTCCTTCTTCCTTCATCTTAGCCATCACATTTTCAGCTTCTTCTAATCTTCCTTGACTACAGTATGCATGCACAAATGTAGTGTACGTAAATACATCAGGCTGACAACCTGAGGATATCATTTGGTTAAGAGTCTTATTAGCATAGTCGATGTCGCCATCTTTCAACATTTCTACGATAAGATTTGTATATGTTTCAACTGTGGGCTTCAGATTCATCTTAATCATGTCATCTACAAGCAATAAAGCTTCCTGCACTTTTTTCTGAGTACACAAGTTGTCTATTAAGACATTGAAAGTGATTGAGTTTGGAGGACATTCCTCATCGACCATTCTTTTGAACAAAGAGTGTGCTTCATCAATCTTCCCAACTTTGCAGTATCCATCAATCAGAGCAGTATACATTACTTCATTTGCTTTAATATCTCTTTCCTGGGAGGAATTGAAGAGTTCACAAGCTTCTTCCACTCTCCCTCTTTTGCATAGTGTATCTATAAGTATACTGTACGTCCACTGATCAGGGACAAGACCATTTTCCTTGACCAAATTAAGCAATCTAAAAGCACTATCCAAATGACCTGCTCTACACTGCCCATAG
This region of Vigna unguiculata cultivar IT97K-499-35 chromosome 5, ASM411807v1, whole genome shotgun sequence genomic DNA includes:
- the LOC114185440 gene encoding pentatricopeptide repeat-containing protein At5g65560-like translates to MRFLASLTIPRETLLLLNLTRPLSTLHPPPPDLPSHLFTLLSHPNWHHHPSLPHLLPFITPFHVSTLLHLKPSPQTALQFFNWVATKPGYKHTPSAYGSLLNLLVPHGFLRAAETARISMVKAAGSPDDARFVLAFLRGMNMNCDEKFRFKLSVKCYNLMLMLLSRFELVDEMKGLYVEMLGDTVLPNMYTFNTMVNGYCKLGNLSEAGVYVSEIVEAGFALDTFTYTSLILGHCRSRNVDGACCVFGLMWRKGCPRNEVSYTNLIHGLCETGRIGEALKLFLLMEEDNCSPTVRTFTVLICALCESGRKLEAMNLFREMSGRGCEPNAHTYTVLIDSSCKERNFDEARKLLDQMLEKGLVPGVVTYNALIDGYCKVGKNSEALEILGLMESNSCSPNSQTYNELICGFCKVKDVHRAMSLLNKMFERNLSPTLITYNSLIYGQCRAGHLDSAFRLLNLVKENGLVPDQWTYSILIDTLCKRGRVEEACELFNSSQERDIKANEVMYTALIDGYCKVGKIDEAHSLFKRMVDEECPPNSITFNVLIDNLCTQKKVQEALLLVDDMIKMNLKPTVETYTNLIVEMLKDGDIDYANKTLNQMISSGCQPDVFTYTTFVHAYCSQGRLEEAENVMAKMKEEGIIPDSLAYTFLIDGYGCMQLLDCSFDVLKRMFDAGCEPSHHTYAFLLKHLVKETQTIKDGCIIEGSFAPGFVSNDLINVWKTLDFDILSLLFKKMVEHGCKPNVNTYSKVITGLCRVGRVNVALKLLNDLEEAGMSPSEVIYNELLRCCCELKLYEEALSLLYDMDENGHLAHLESYKLLICGLCDEGKRAMAESVFHTLLCCQYNYDEVAWKVLMDGLLKNGYNDECSMFLKSMEKKGCQLHPQTYAMLIQGLDGT